The window AAGTCATTTGCCAATCCATTGAAAGCATAATGATTAAAGCACCAACAAATTGCAAAATAGCAGTCATAGAATTAGGCAATGTATTTGCAAGCAATTCTTTAACCTGCGAAGTATCATTTACAAGTCGAGAACTAATCTCTCCAGTTTTTGTATTATCAAAGTATGAAACTGGCATTTTTAGAAGTTTTTGCCAGACTTCTTTACGCAATTTAGCGACTACGTCTTCACCGAAAATTCCTAGAATCAAACCAGAGATCGAGCTAATTAACAAGCCGATAATAAATACGGCAATTGTCAGAATAATCAAAGATGGTTTTAGATCCTTGAAATTATTTATTAGTCGTTGAGCTAATTGAGGGACAAAAAGATTCGCCATTGTTCCAATAAAACCAAGTAAAACCCCAATAATTAGACGTGAATAGCGTGGTTCTATCTGATTTATTAATTTAAAAAAGTCCTTAAATTTAAACTTAGTCCGTGTATTTCTTTCTGAATACATAAGATACCTCTTTCTTAATAGTTAAGTATCTAACTATTTGGTTAAACATATTAAAACTCTTAGATATCTAACTGTCAATCAAAAAATCATTTTAACTCTTTTAAACTAGCGTTTAATTCTTTTAAGTCATTCTCTAATCGTTCCAGTAAATCATCATTAATGTATTCAGCGATCTTCTCATTAGACTTATTTAGCTGTTCTTTAATCTCTTCAACTTTTTCTTTTCCAGCAGGAGTTAAGTATATTCTTTTAATCCGAGCAGACTTCTCATCTATCTTTCTTATAATATAGCCATAGCGTTCTAAATTTTTGACCATATTAGTGATACTAGCATCCCTTAAGTGGAAATATTTTCCTAGCTCACGCTGCATTGCACCAGGATTGTTACTTAGATATATCAAAGTATGCCCTTGTTGAGGAGTTAAATCTGAGTTTGAAGCTTCTTTACCAAAATAATGCGTTAACTTCATCATGTAAGCACGCATAAGTCGATTTATTTCACGATATTTTTCTACTTTTTTTAACATCTGTTTATTCCATTCATCTATTTTATTTCTATTATACTCAACTATTTACTTTAAAATATTATGCAATTTTCTCTAATTATTGCAAAAGAAAAAAGCCTGGCCAATACCAGACTTATTTTAACGTGTTTCTGCTGTTCCTTATTTATAATTAAAA of the Lactobacillus isalae genome contains:
- a CDS encoding MarR family winged helix-turn-helix transcriptional regulator yields the protein MLKKVEKYREINRLMRAYMMKLTHYFGKEASNSDLTPQQGHTLIYLSNNPGAMQRELGKYFHLRDASITNMVKNLERYGYIIRKIDEKSARIKRIYLTPAGKEKVEEIKEQLNKSNEKIAEYINDDLLERLENDLKELNASLKELK